The proteins below come from a single Metarhizium brunneum chromosome 1, complete sequence genomic window:
- the PTAC2 gene encoding Pentatricopeptide repeat-containing protein, with product MVATEVDTGVALFRCSEGLGQVADQPGEYMPRPGSGAVRTQISDTPREKIQSTSHGSRRESVKANDTSRSSRKAHPETLKDLLSRPDEKNYHDVWDLYCRLDESQKQDLRALVVIYLSASHGSVERGRAISILRQIPVQLWDEKLQAAGVLLYLHAGDRTAAIDVFNTGLATKSSGAGFKSILEYAIINKEWPIALKVWLDYNSHFTRSNMATSSIYADLPLLKLVPDLAKLYFSFEHYLAVEAADPVKAIHLYEDTRQGLRALRRWLAQQVLRQPCSPREAKTILQIWNDETLYRSYLLRMLRRWNDGLETRASLAMLPEIYRQYRTMYHAKPPRLLLRQMFNFYYPADAAGLAQIYSDWHQAWGDLDQWGYEKFLQFYSTTGDVPAVKDLWARYTNLFPEAPKTPQAFRGPMNVYAQLGDVAGAERELRIMTDQYGVKPDIDTWNMLLKCYSKTNDHARVLQCFEEIKRLHQPDSFTYAQVMAMAAKKGDLATTLDFYNQSQKAGVHISREMAMALVLVYCHNDRFIDAEKICAEFAERNLSSTAVWNQLIYFNGLRGKLNKCYSILQSMTKYGLEWDHQTHQYLLQALVQVNQVQQAYRLLRNACDNSLFPLGPEHFAVVMTGAVRTGQLDLAETILSHMRSAGFTVPLSAHVSLLEAAFRRGPSAQNTRALAKDLVERLYSMLQPTKTAVPSGCPDVPSWDTLTGPVELKKQTNEIGRAIVLLVELRDFVAVERLVTAYLDVFPDFKKQNYFPPNIASALMLGYLKEGRRDQVHNMWRHTLDAALASGKTPEGAIYPALQYDLARPLNVVAKAYREVNDGPGLLNTVEQLTSAGFKLTRTNWNLCIRYLAEMGLWERAMDWCEDYLMSRWRGWMPATKSLQERRDMKNTRVLAASKATVFSLQKEWLKLRKLAAWSGSISSKLKEIERRHPMLHHAFITTDYEHLPATWMFPRKQSMTKAIKEMLSPLSHDELKAMRKALEKRLRLEKQKTRKAVRSPFHVVVGRSKTQGEVFTKAFKTGDLKTLDAVLKEELAANRGESSTSAQVPR from the coding sequence ATGGTTGCTACAGAGGTGGACACAGGTGTTGCATTGTTTCGTTGCAGCGAGGGTCTCGGCCAGGTGGCCGACCAGCCTGGGGAATATATGCCACGGCCTGGCTCAGGCGCAGTCCGTACCCAGATCTCGGATACACCCAGAGAAAAAATACAGTCTACGAGCCACGGCTCTCGGCGAGAATCCGTCAAGGCGAACGACACTTCACGGTCGAGCCGCAAGGCACACCCCGAAACTCTAAAAGACTTGCTCAGCAGACCGGACGAGAAGAACTATCATGATGTATGGGATCTATATTGTAGGTTGGATGAAAGCCAGAAACAAGATTTACGGGCATTAGTCGTGATATATCTGTCTGCGTCCCATGGCTCTGTAGAGAGGGGCCGAGCCATCTCAATCCTTCGACAAATACCCGTCCAACTGTGGGACGAAAAGCTGCAAGCTGCAGGTGTTTTACTGTACCTTCATGCTGGAGATAGGACAGCAGCGATCGACGTATTCAATACCGGACTTGCGACAAAGTCTTCCGGCGCAGGATTCAAATCCATCTTGGAATATGCCATTATCAACAAAGAGTGGCCAATTGCTCTCAAGGTGTGGCTAGACTATAATTCACATTTCACGAGAAGTAACATGGCAACCTCGTCTATTTACGCCGACCTACCATTGCTAAAATTGGTTCCCGACTTGGCTAAACTATACTTTTCGTTTGAACATTACCTGGCAGTCGAGGCAGCTGATCCCGTCAAAGCCATTCATCTATACGAGGATACACGCCAGGGGCTTCGGGCACTCCGTCGCTGGTTGGCACAACAAGTTTTACGACAGCCATGTTCGCCCCGAGAGGCAAAGACGATTCTTCAAATATGGAACGACGAGACGTTATATAGGTCATATCTCCTTCGTATGCTGAGGCGGTGGAACGACGGGCTTGAAACCAGAGCAAGCCTGGCTATGCTCCCTGAGATTTATCGGCAATACCGCACGATGTACCACGCGAAACCACCTCGATTGTTACTACGACAAATGTTCAACTTTTATTATCCGGCAGATGCGGCTGGCTTGGCACAAATCTATTCCGACTGGCACCAAGCCTGGGGTGATCTTGATCAGTGGGGATATGAGAAGTTTTTACAATTTTATTCCACCACGGGGGATGTCCCAGCCGTCAAAGATCTGTGGGCAAGGTATACGAATCTCTTCCCGGAAGCTCCGAAGACACCTCAAGCTTTTCGAGGGCCTATGAACGTGTATGCACAGCTTGGCGATGTTGCGGGAGCCGAACGCGAGCTTCGAATTATGACTGACCAGTACGGGGTAAAGCCCGATATCGATACATGGAACATGCTTCTCAAATGCTATTCAAAGACGAACGATCACGCTCGTGTCCTTCAATGCTTCGAAGAGATCAAGAGGCTCCACCAGCCGGACTCCTTCACCTATGCACAAgtcatggcaatggcagccaagAAAGGAGACCTTGCAACTACATTGGACTTCTACAACCAGTCCCAGAAAGCCGGTGTACACATATCAAGAGAGATGGCAATGGCTTTGGTCCTGGTTTACTGTCACAACGATCGCTTCATAGATGCCGAGAAAATTTGTGCCGAGTTTGCCGAGCGCAATTTAAGCAGCACGGCTGTTTGGAACCAACTGATTTACTTCAATGGCCTGCGAGGCAAACTGAACAAATGCTACAGCATCTTACAGTCCATGACAAAGTATGGTTTGGAGTGGGATCACCAAACCCACCAGTATCTTCTTCAGGCTCTGGTCCAAGTCAACCAAGTCCAACAGGCATATCGGCTGCTTCGAAATGCCTGCGATAATAGCCTCTTTCCTCTTGGTCCAGAGCACTTTGCAGTGGTCATGACTGGTGCCGTTCGTACGGGCCAACTGGATTTAGCGGAGACAATTTTATCGCACATGCGGTCTGCTGGCTTCACCGTGCCTCTCAGTGCGCATGTGTCTCTTCTTGAGGCTGCGTTCCGTCGAGGTCCGTCAGCGCAGAACACGAGAGCGTTGGCCAAAGATCTCGTGGAGCGCCTGTACTCGATGCTTCAACCCACGAAGACGGCAGTACCGAGCGGATGCCCAGATGTACCATCATGGGATACACTAACTGGGCCTGTTGAGTTGAAGAAGCAAACCAACGAGATTGGTCGAGCAATCGTGCTACTCGTAGAACTCAGGGATTTCGTGGCTGTTGAGCGGCTGGTGACGGCATACCTCGACGTGTTTCCAGATTTCAAGAAACAGAACTACTTTCCTCCCAACATTGCTTCTGCCTTGATGCTGGGCTATCTTAAGGAGGGGAGACGCGACCAAGTTCATAATATGTGGCGGCATACGCTGGATGCCGCTCTTGCCAGTGGTAAGACCCCCGAAGGCGCCATCTATCCTGCCCTTCAATACGATCTTGCACGACCGCTCAACGTTGTTGCCAAGGCCTACCGAGAGGTCAATGATGGTCCTGGTCTCCTCAACACAGTCGAACAACTCACAAGCGCCGGCTTCAAACTCACGAGAACAAACTGGAACCTCTGCATCCGCTACCTAGCCGAAATGGGCCTATGGGAGCGCGCAATGGACTGGTGTGAGGATTACCTCATGAGCCGCTGGCGAGGTTGGATGCCCGCTACCAAATCCCTCCAAGAACGACGAGACATGAAGAATACCCGTGTCCTCGCAGCCTCCAAAGCCACCGTCTTCAGTCTCCAAAAGGAATGGCTCAAGCTCCGCAAACTCGCCGCCTGGTCCGGTAGCATATCttccaagctcaaggaaaTCGAACGCCGTCACCCCATGCTACACCACGCCTTCATCACCACAGACTACGAACACCTACCTGCCACGTGGATGTTCCCAAGAAAGCAGAGCATGACAAAGGCTATAAAAGAGATGCTGAGCCCACTGTCCCATGATGAATTGAAAGCAATGAGAAAGGCTCTCGAAAAGAGGTTGCGGCtagaaaaacaaaagacgCGCAAAGCAGTGCGTTCTCCGTTTCATGTCGTTGTAGGACGGTCCAAGACGCAGGGCGAGGTTTTCACAAAGGCGTTCAAGACTGGCGATTTGAAGACCTTGGATGCCGTGTTGAAGGAGGAGCTTGCGGCCAATAGAGGGGAATCATCTACATCTgcccaagtacctaggtag
- the ARHGAP35 gene encoding Rho GTPase-activating protein 35, whose product MTAIVDEYIESPLDNDDVFPCKGCGEILEEGKAFELAGNRWHLDCFRCHTCGTLLDSDANLLLLGDGSLICNNCTYSCSACGNKIEDLAILTGDQAFCATCFRCRNCKRKIENLRYARTSQGIFCMGCHETLMARRRKKSKAASAAKSRDKENSPMITEKSLPALPPSAIPPNAFSNDRVDPDSDTPTELSPRPRGTHRHNESSSRGSSRPSRSPERSETTSKPEGLGLPATTYRKNRNSTIYQSPNSGPEEGPESFFIPVALDPSPALTGTPRSASDNAAENGRRKDRDYFGVSKGSGSDKRDDSQSSTPHIAFQEKGRQPSSDLDVARLKSGKFTKNSEQGQRKASVSGDEFKLQDAPVKKRGVSTRSNSSHSSAPQEGSSGKTSNGVVRKDGHSNLSEARKVNEPRTSEDTDGAKSGSRSESSKAITRKELPASASMNSIGQRSSERSSRSGQSEQNNLSDSYTQPRTAPPPPPTEQAQTPRKSSGSSKDPSEPKHSPKLPRWSNGGDFSMDEDMARILGTDEGSSSILRRVSNVVRHGRTGSVEAGHPNSGRINHSRSISETTRATGSPRWPKTPMGDDHPGMPHDISSPISLTPPHDAVLLKRQLRNSEQRVAELERQFNTEKDLKSLNRKLVEKRKTVSVLDTQTEIMIRQLEVLAGYVERAKETKTPIDPRELEDSAIKDFVKKLDAVKETMSEAIEKLHEERDQLVEEKNQAIADRDRALMEFEQLSSKNAQLADMNNDLTHQIQERFKSQIGDLKSPNGLGIYGPTKSGGASSINLDTSSLNTGTTLMGDEEPIVESGPTVVQVRKGQVKKFNWKKGSKTMAQNVAKGVNRAVVAFQQTDRERMQHQGLVGDNIGLPYNMTVTQVESAAPSGLNGQNRQQQHMDPGRQGFGFFGKKNAMPKSASSNTVTLAAAAEPASILFGSDLVERTEYERRQIPAVVTRCIEEVELRGMDQEGIYRKTGGNSQVNMIKDGFDKNENFDISDPDLDITAVTSVLKQYFRKLPTPLLTFDVYERVLESNAIADETDRCSHLRKTFASMPERHGDCLEFLMFHLNRVASREPENLMSPKNLAVVFAPTIMRDLSIEREMTDMHAKNIAVQFVIENTNRIFDDS is encoded by the exons ATGACTGCTATAGTGGATGAATATATCGAAAGTCCTCTGGACAATGACGATGTTTTCCCTTGCAAGGGCTGTGGAGAG ATTCTGGAGGAAGGCAAGGCCTTCGAGTTAG CCGGAAATCGATGGCATCTGGACTGTTTTCGCTGCCATACCTGTGGCACTCTCCTCGACTCAGACGCCAACCTTCTGCTCCTCGGCGACGGTTCACTCATTTGCAATAACTGCACCTACAGCTGTAGTGCTTGTGGCAACAAGATAGAGGACCTTGCTATCTTGACCGGAGACCAAGCATTTTGCGCCACCTGCTTTCGATGTCGTAACTGCAAGAGGAAAATTGAAAATCTGCGATATGCAAGGACTTCACAAGGCATTTTCTGCATGGGTTGCCATGAGACTCTCATGGCCAGGCGGAGAAAGAAATCAAAGGCAGCCTCTGCTGCCAAATCTAGGGATAAGGAAAACTCGCCCATGATAACCGAAAAGTCCCTTCCTGCTCTTCCACCCAGCGCGATTCCTCCAAACGCCTTCTCAAATGATCGTGTCGATCCGGATTCCGACACGCCAACCGAACTCTCCCCACGCCCTCGCGGTACACATAGACACAACGAATCTTCGTCACGGGGCAGCTCAAGACCTTCTCGCTCGCCGGAGAGATCAGAGACCACTAGCAAGCCTGAAGGACTGGGCCTGCCCGCCACTACCTACCGAAAGAATCGCAACTCGACCATTTATCAGAGTCCCAACTCCGGGCCCGAAGAGGGGCCCGAAAGCTTCTTCATACCCGTGGCCCTCGATCCCAGCCCGGCCCTCACCGGTACACCAAGATCTGCATCCGACAATGCGGCTGAGAACGGCCGACGAAAGGACAGAGACTACTTTGGTGTTTCAAAAGGGTCAGGGTCCGATAAGCGAGACGACTCGCAGTCGTCTACTCCTCACATCGCATTTCAAGAAAAGGGACGGCAGCCCTCCTCAGATCTTGATGTGGCGCGCCTCAAGTCTGGCAAGTTTACCAAAAACTCTGAACAAGGCCAGCGAAAAGCCTCTGTATCTGGCGATGAGTTCAAGCTTCAGGATGCTCCGGTAAAGAAAAGGGGGGTGTCGACCCGCAGCAATAGCTCCCACTCGTCTGCTCCGCAAGAAGGCTCATCCGGAAAGACTTCGAATGGCGTTGTGCGAAAGGATGGTCACTCGAACCTGTCTGAGGCCAGGAAAGTCAATGAACCTCGCACATCTGAAGATACAGATGGTGCAAAAAGTGGCTCTCGTTCAGAGTCTAGCAAAGCCATTACGCGGAAGGAACTCCCTGCGTCCGCGAGTATGAATT CCATCGGACAACGCAGTTCTGAACGCAGTTCTCGATCCGGCCAGTCAGAACAAAACAACTTGAGCGACTCCTACACACAGCCTCGaaccgcgccgccgccgccgcccactGAACAGGCTCAAACACCAAGAAAGAGTTCAGGCAGCTCAAAAGATCCATCGGAACCCAAGCACTCCCCAAAACTGCCCAGATGGAGCAATGGAGGGGACTTCAGCATGGACGAAGACATGGCTAGAATCCTAGGTACTGATGAAGGCTCTTCCTCAATTCTGCGACGAGTTTCCAACGTCGTACGCCATGGCCGCACTGGCAGCGTGGAAGCCGGTCACCCCAATTCCGGGAGGATCAACCACTCCAGAAGCATCAGCGAAACCACCAGAGCCACTGGATCACCGAGGTGGCCCAAGACCCCTATGGGCGATGACCATCCCGGCATGCCCCACGATATCAGCAGCCCCATCTCCTTGACCCCTCCCCATGACGCTGTATTGCTGAAGCGTCAACTTAGAAATTCTGAGCAGCGTGTGGCTGAACTCGAGCGGCAGTTCAACACTGAAAAGGACCTCAAGAGCCTCAACAGGAAGCTGGTCGAAAAGCGTAAGACGGTATCCGTGCTTGACACGCAGACTGAGATTATGATTCGTCAGCTGGAGGTTCTTGCCGGCTATGTCGAACGCGCTAAGGAGACCAAGACACCGATCGATCCTCGAGAGCTGGAGGATTCTGCCATTAAAGACTTTGTGAAGAAGTTagatgccgtcaaggagaCCATGTCAGAAGCCATTGAGAAGCTTCACGAGGAGCGAGACCAGCTGGTTGAGGAGAAGAACCAGGCCATAGCGGACAGAGATCGTGCGCTCATGGAATTCGAGCAACTATCATCCAAGAATGCTCAATTGGCAGACATGAATAACGATCTCACACATCAAATCCAGGAGCGCTTCAAGTCACAAATTGGAGATCTCAAGTCACCAAACGGATTAGGGATATATGGTCCTACCAAATCTGGTGGTGCATCGTCGATCAATCTGGATACTTCAAGCTTGAATACGGGGACCACACTGATGGGCGATGAAGAGCCGATTGTTGAAAGTGGTCCCACAGTCGTACAAGTCAGAAAGGGCCAAGTCAAGAAGTTTAACTGGAAGAAGGGCTCCAAAACAATGGCACAGAACGTTGCAAAGGGCGTGAACAGGGCCGTAGTCGCCTTCCAGCAAACCGATCGCGAGAGGATGCAGCATCAGGGACTGGTTGGAGACAACATTGGCCTGCCCTACAATATGACGGTTACACAGGTAGAGTCTGCAGCTCCCAGCGGACTCAACGGTCAGAACAGACAACAGCAGCACATGGATCCTGGCAGGCAAGGctttggcttctttggcaaGAAGAACGCAATGCCAAAGTCCGCCTCGTCCAACACCGTGAcactggcggcggcggcggaacCGGCATCAATCCTCTTTGGATCGGACCTGGTCGAGCGGACCGAATACGAACGCCGGCAAATCCCTGCCGTAGTCACTCGTTGTATCGAAGAAGTTGAGCTTCGGGGAATGGATCAGGAGGGCATTTACCGCAAGACGGGCGGTAATTCCCAAGTTAACATGATCAAGGACGGCTTTGACAAGAATGAAAACTTTGACATCTCTGACCCAGACTTGGATATCACTGCTGTCACCAGCGTATTAAAGCAATACTTCCGGAAATTGCCTACTCCGCTACTGACATTTGATGTCTATGAAAGGGTTTTGGAGTCGAATG CAATTGCCGATGAGACAGACAGGTGCAGCCATCTTAGGAAGACCTTTGCCTCAATGCCAGAAAGGCACGGCGACTGCCTTGAATTCCTCATGTTCCATCTTAACCGCGTCGCCTCGCGCGAACCGGAGAATCTA ATGTCACCAAAGAATTTGGCCGTCGTGTTTGCGCCGACCATCATGCGAGACCTGAGCATTGAACGCGAAATGACGGATATGCACGCCAAGAACATTGCGGTCCAGTTTGTTATTGAGAACACCAACAGAATCTTTGACGATTCATGA
- the stu-1 gene encoding Protein stu-1: MADKLTDAQVADLLTILRSDSSLDAKVQFVTVIKSAIKQHNVPESCIAQLFDGLRTASSAQHAALVNAGFTALNHLLTRLSRQDPKLLAREAARTLPLVIEKLGDQKDKYRSLAAQALNTLYVASPADAERFVRSSALAGKNPRAKEGGMHWLLQTHQEHGLPFRGYVPILMELLEDADGMVRDTAKATVIELFRTAPNTAKSDLKRQLKNFKVRPAIEQAIVKALAPAGGRPETPADSLPSQLSQTSRSTLVASVSSLGSERPITPMPDAADAVDPQYVNTNRELDDIFKDMAWFFEGKETEQNWLKREQSINTLRRLNAGNAATDFQDVFVSGLRAMLDGIIKTINSLRTSLSKEGCGLIQEIAISLGPAMDPMVELLMQALVKLSAGTKKISSQMANVTVDTIISRVTYNQRLMQHIWGASQDKNIQPRTYATGWLKTVLKKEAGHKSHMEHTGGVDLMEKCIRKGLGDANPGVREKTRSAFWAFWGVFPARADAIMADLDSTAQKLLNKDPNNPNSPKKTDAPARPGLGLSRSTMASSKPSLREAMMAQKKALAAKNLPARPGSAMAHISSPVRTTSNTSTHSTASTKPTATRTRPESTLSVNAGGMSVAPMRPTRRRPEMAARPATAGPYSVRDRPGLDADSPESVKSKRVTPKAPKAVTPKKTLPKTRPGHTSHASESSIPSPTFPSAHKRIASPRGSPVLLKHSQTSPASVSRAVPARSNSESMPVPNFASLHVSAPEQAEKLQESPGMLRSSPAAAVTRESNLGTQVQSPSCTLKVYEDPFTDGAPSATKPTFNVPVLEDKPVNEAAGNLPKPNGESLMPDTLDSPEKTRQNSRLLDSGITKIKNKNLEVHGFRKLQSLIRDSKTVLTDGKFEDLLLGLFQYLEDPLPSLPAEKVQDVKAQILSTIKLLLKKERDNFQPHVSKGLESLLETRGACDTRAHVVSGLELLADELVTIGDGSEIVVVLTKRLQTCTDATTEGCRTLSMGLHVLKEMLDKRAEFVPVDWELVQLTDLSSRCLESADSGVRMDAVKFCVSLHDRVGDAGFWGAFKDIKEDPKSLITYYIVKKQREQGSVS; this comes from the exons ATGGCCGACAAGCTCACGGATGCGCAAGTCGCAGACCTGCTGACCATCCTGCGAAGCGACTCATCCCTCGACGCCAAGGTCCAGTTCGTCACGGTCATAAAATccgccatcaagcagcaTAACGTGCCTGAGAGCTGTATTGCCCAGCTCTTTGACGGTCTGCGCACCGCGTCGTCTGCCCAGCATGCCGCCCTCGTCAACGCCGGCTTCACCGCTCTCAACCACCTCTTGACCCGGTTGTCGCGTCAGGACCCTAAGCTGCTCGCTCGCGAGGCGGCTCGCACACTGCCGCTGGTAATCGAGAAGCTGGGCGATCAGAAGGACAAGTACCGGAGTCTGGCCGCACAGGCTCTCAACACCCTCTACGTCGCATCACCTGCTGATGCCGAGCGCTTCGTGCGCAGCTCGGCCCTGGCCGGCAAGAACCCACGGGCCAAGGAGGGCGGCATGCACTGGCTTTTGCAG ACTCATCAGGAACATGGTCTGCCTTTTCGAGGCTACGTTCCCATACTCATGGAACTTCTCGAAGATGCCGACGGCATGGTTCGAGACACTGCCAAGGCCACCGTGATTGAACTCTTCAG AACGGCCCCAAACACCGCCAAGTCAGACCTCAAGCGACAACTAAAGAACTTCAAGGTTCGTCCTGCTATTGAGCAAGCCATTGTCAAGGCCCTCGCGCCCGCAGGTGGTCGCCCGGAAACGCCAGCCGATTCCCTTCCGTCACAACTGTCGCAAACCAGCCGATCGACCCTTGTGGCCAGTGTTTCGTCTCTGGGAAGCGAACGACCCATCACTCCAAtgcccgacgccgccgacgcagTCGACCCGCAGTACGTTAATACCAACCGCGAGCTGGACGACATCTTCAAGGACATGGCCTGGTTCTTCGAGGGCAAGGAGACGGAACAGAACTGGCTGAAGCGTGAACAATCCATCAACACTTTGCGGCGCCTCAACGCTGGTAATGCAGCCACCGATTTCCAGGACGTCTTTGTGAGTGGCCTCCGTGCCATGCTGGATGGTATAATCAAGACCATCAACTCACTGCGAACGAGCTTGTCCAAGGAAGGATGCGGTCTCATCCAGGAGATTGCCATCTCGCTCGGTCCGGCTATGGATCCCATGGTAGAGTTGTTGATGCAGGCTCTGGTCAAACTATCTGCGGGGACAAAGAAGATTAGCTCGCAGATGGCCAACGTGACGGTTGATACCATTATCAGCCGCGTCACCTACAATCAGCGGTTAATGCAGCACATCTGGGGTGCCAGTCAAGACAAGAACATTCAACCCAGGACCTATGCAACAGGCTGGCTAAAGACTGTACTGAAAAAAGAGGCTGGTCATAAGAGTCATATGGAGCACACCGGGGGTGTAGACTTGATGGAAAAGTGTATCCGCAAAGGCTTGGGAGATGCCAACCCTGGAGTGCGAGAAAAGACGAGATCTGCATTCTGGGCGTTTTGGGGTGTTTTCCCTGCACGTGCCGATGC CATCATGGCGGACCTCGACTCCACGGCTCAGAAGCTATTGAACAAGGACCCAAACAACCCGAACTCTCCTAAGAAGACGGACGCACCGGCTCGGCCTGGCCTTGGGTTATCTAGGAGTACCATGGCGTCCAGCAAACCTAGCCTCCGagaggccatgatggcccagAAGAAGGCTCTGGCTGCCAAGAATCTGCCAGCAAGACCTggctcggccatggcccataTCTCATCGCCCGTTCGGACTACATCGAACACGTCAACCCACTCTACTGCGTCCACGAAACCTACCGCTACAAGGACCCGCCCCGAATCGACCCTGTCCGTCAACGCCGGAGGCATGTCGGTGGCTCCCATGCGGCCAACACGCCGTCGACCAGAAATGGCGGCTCGTCCCGCGACCGCTGGCCCTTACTCGGTTCGTGATCGCCCTGGCTTGGACGCTGACAGCCCCGAGAGCGTCAAATCCAAGCGTGTCACTCCCAAGGCGCCAAAGGCTGTGACTCCCAAGAAGACACTTCCAAAGACTCGCCCCGGCCATACGTCTCATGCCAGCGAATCAAGCATCCCGTCGCCGACTTTCCCATCCGCACACAAGCGCATCGCTTCTCCACGGGGCAGCCCCGTGCTGCTGAAGCATTCACAAACATCGCCTGCCTCGGTCAGCAGAGCGGTTCCGGCGCGCAGCAATAGCGAGTCGATGCCAGTGCCGAACTTTGCCAGCCTGCATGTCTCGGCGCCAGAGCAAGCGGAGAAGCTCCAGGAGTCTCCGGGAATGTTGAGATCATCGCCTGCAGCGGCAGTGACTCGGGAAAGCAACTTGGGGACTCAAGTCCAATCGCCGTCTTGTACACTCAAGGTTTATGAAGACCCGTTTACGGACGGCGCTCCGTCTGCAACGAAGCCAACTTTCAACGTTCCTGTTCTGGAGGATAAGCCAGTGAATGAAGCCGCAGGTAACTTGCCGAAGCCAAATGGCGAATCGCTGATGCCGGATACGCTAGACTCGCCAGAGAAGACTCGACAAAATTCCAGGCTGCTGGACAGCGGGATCACCAAAATTAAGAACAAGAATCTCGAAGTCCATGGCTTTCGAAAGCTGCAATCTCTCATCCGCGACAGCAAGACTGTCTTGACAGATGGGAAGTTCGAGGATCTATTATTGGGGCTTTTCCAATACCTAGAGGACCCTCTGCCTAGCCTTCCCGCGGAGAAAGTGCAAGACGTCAAGGCCCAGATCTTGTCCACCATCAAGCTCTTACTCAAGAAGGAGCGGGACAACTTTCAACCACACGTTTCCAAGGGCCTGGAGTCTCTGCTTGAGACGCGTGGGGCTTGCGATACACGAGCTCATGTGGTCAGTGGCCTAGAGCTTTTGGCGGACGAGCTCGTAACCATCGGAGATGGTTCTGAAATTGTAGTTGTTCTCACCAAGAGACTTCAAACATGTACGGATGCTACGACAGAGGGGTGTCGTACCCTGAGTATGGGCCTACATGTCCTCAAGGAGATGCTCGATAAGCGGGCCGAGTTTGTTCCTGTAGACTGGGAACTAGTGCAGTTGACCGACTTGTCAAGTCGTTGTCTGGAGTCTGCCGACTCTGGAGTCCGCATGGACGCTGTCAAGTTCTGTGTGTCGCTGCACGATCGTGTGGGCGATGCTGGATTCTGGGGCGCATTCAAGGATATAAAGGAGGATCCGAAAAGTCTTATTACGTACTATATTGTTAAGAAGCAGCGAGAGCAAGGTTCTGTTTCTTAA